The proteins below are encoded in one region of Sulfolobus islandicus Y.N.15.51:
- a CDS encoding cob(I)yrinic acid a,c-diamide adenosyltransferase, translated as MTVWYTGTGDKGKTKLPSVGEIWKDDDIVNAIGDLDELNASLGVISSLYPQLREIIVRVQSDIFSLSSEIAGFNLNFEEDKVEWIEEEINNFSKGLPELRNFILPGGHIASSFLHLARTVCRRSERSVVKLLKRNRAKEVHVKYLNRLSSLLFVLALYVNKQENVQEIIWKR; from the coding sequence ATGACAGTTTGGTATACGGGAACTGGTGATAAGGGTAAGACAAAATTACCTTCAGTTGGTGAGATTTGGAAGGATGACGATATTGTAAATGCTATTGGAGACCTTGATGAATTAAATGCCAGTTTAGGTGTAATTTCGTCCCTTTATCCACAACTCCGTGAAATTATAGTGAGAGTTCAATCAGACATATTCTCGCTCTCCTCGGAAATTGCAGGGTTCAACTTGAATTTTGAAGAAGATAAGGTAGAATGGATAGAAGAGGAGATCAATAATTTCTCTAAGGGTTTACCAGAGTTAAGAAATTTTATTTTGCCTGGTGGACATATCGCATCTTCATTTCTTCATCTAGCTAGAACAGTATGCAGAAGGAGTGAGAGAAGTGTAGTAAAGCTACTAAAGAGGAATAGGGCAAAGGAAGTCCACGTTAAATATCTTAATCGCCTATCCTCACTACTATTTGTTTTAGCGTTATATGTTAATAAGCAAGAGAATGTGCAAGAAATTATATGGAAACGTTAA
- a CDS encoding ornithine cyclodeaminase family protein, giving the protein MIILTRKDLDELFKAEIAVNSVREAFKLNYQKKINQPQRLVMSVKGNWWGLMPSSTDYSFVTKIVNVIPENKERGLPSVQGVVILMSPDSGEVLAIIDGTTLTAIRTAAASVLSTEIAINGRNIGNLGIIGAGIEAYYHAKLALEYFKVQKIYISARKSHFELARKIGGEATDLETLLKNSDIIFATTSSNVPVVLGKYLKDVFHVSSIGAHTPDSREIDDDTIVKVKSYIVDSLEAVSKESGDYIIPKQRGLLENKMIKELGEIIDKGIKVERPSLFKTVGIAAEDNVTAHIAYKEASKRGIGVNVSI; this is encoded by the coding sequence ATGATTATCTTAACAAGAAAAGATCTAGATGAACTGTTCAAAGCTGAAATAGCCGTAAACTCAGTAAGAGAGGCGTTCAAACTAAATTATCAGAAGAAGATAAATCAACCACAACGTTTAGTGATGAGTGTAAAGGGAAATTGGTGGGGTCTAATGCCCTCATCTACTGATTATTCTTTTGTAACCAAAATAGTTAACGTTATACCTGAGAACAAAGAAAGAGGTTTACCGTCAGTTCAAGGCGTTGTAATATTGATGTCACCAGATTCCGGAGAAGTTTTAGCGATAATTGATGGAACAACATTAACTGCAATAAGAACTGCTGCAGCAAGTGTATTATCAACTGAAATAGCCATAAATGGTAGAAATATTGGCAATTTGGGAATAATAGGTGCGGGAATTGAAGCGTATTATCACGCCAAGTTAGCCTTAGAGTACTTCAAAGTTCAGAAAATTTACATTTCTGCTAGAAAATCTCACTTCGAATTGGCTAGGAAAATTGGCGGTGAGGCTACAGATTTAGAGACATTATTGAAGAATTCAGATATCATTTTTGCAACCACTTCATCCAATGTTCCAGTAGTCTTAGGAAAATATCTAAAGGACGTATTTCATGTATCAAGTATAGGTGCCCATACTCCCGATTCAAGAGAGATAGACGATGATACTATAGTAAAGGTAAAAAGTTATATTGTCGACTCATTGGAAGCGGTTTCTAAAGAGAGCGGTGATTACATTATTCCTAAACAAAGGGGATTATTGGAAAATAAGATGATAAAGGAATTAGGGGAGATAATAGATAAGGGTATAAAGGTAGAGAGGCCGTCATTATTTAAAACCGTGGGAATTGCAGCTGAGGATAATGTAACTGCCCATATAGCTTACAAAGAAGCTTCAAAAAGAGGAATTGGAGTTAACGTTTCCATATAA